One genomic window of Solanum stenotomum isolate F172 chromosome 9, ASM1918654v1, whole genome shotgun sequence includes the following:
- the LOC125876928 gene encoding uncharacterized protein LOC125876928, whose protein sequence is MPPTDNDYDLRRASTPPSGMGISECNFADINNLEHCAKYLNQTLVTFGFPASLDLFAHDPVSIARTCNCVYALLQQRQRDIEFRESTNEQRQRLLSDISRLEAKVERLESQLQVKDREIATITREEAKATAALKAQIDKLQKERDEFQRMVLGNQQVRTQQIYEMKKKEKEYIKLQERLNQVMMEKKKESRSGMEIMNLLQKEGRQRGTWNGKKTDNDFYKKIVDAYEAKNQELAAENADLRALLRSMQADMREFLNAPNGSSRQSSSTSERLDTDHLQSPLGGRTDVFDLPLHMARDQIEESLRNKMASIKERMGQLQDAQKGAEVTSEATERELELEAQLVEARSIIQEQASIMSKHLTKSEKPRRLSGHMNSERNLLISSPTEGL, encoded by the exons ATGCCTCCTACAGACAATGATTACGATCTCCGA CGTGCATCTACTCCACCTAGCGGCATGGGAATCAG TGAATGTAACTTTGCAGATATCAACAATTTGGAGCACTGTGCTAAGTATCTCAACCAAACACTGGTCACTTTCGGGTTTCCTGCTTCCCTCGATCTCTTTGCACATGACCCA GTTTCCATTGCAAGGACTTGCAATTGTGTATATGCACTATTACAGCAGAGGCAGAGGGATATTGAATTCAGGGAGTCTACGAATGAGCAGAGACAACG GCTGTTATCAGACATATCAAGACTAGAGGCCAAAGTGGAGAGGCTGGAATCTCAACTACAAGTCAAAGATAGAGAGATAGCTACAATTACTAGGGAG GAAGCTAAAGCTACTGCAGCTTTGAAGGCACAAATTGACAAGTTGCAGAAGGAAAGGGATGAGTTTCAGAGGATGGTTCTTGGCAATCAG CAAGTCAGAACTCAGCAGATAtatgaaatgaagaaaaaggaaaaggagtaCATAAAGTTGCAG GAGAGGTTAAATCAAGTGATGATGGAGAAAAAGAAGGAATCCAGATCGGGCATGGAAATAATGAATTTGCTCCAG aaaGAAGGGCGTCAACGTGGGACATGGAATGGGAAGAAGACTGATAATGACTTCTACAAGAAGATT GTGGATGCCTACGAAGCTAAAAATCAAGAACTAGCTGCAGAAAATGCTGATTTGAGGGCATTACTGCGATCAATGCAG GCTGACATGCGTGAGTTCTTAAACGCCCCAAATGGGTCTTCGAGGCAATCATCTTCAACCAGTGAGAGGCTAGACACAGATCACTTGCAGTCCCCATTGGGTGGTAGAACG GATGTTTTTGATCTGCCTCTCCACATGGCTAGGGATCAAATTGAAGAGAGTCTTCGCAACAAGATGGCTTCTATCAAG GAACGGATGGGTCAACTGCAAGATGCACAGAAGGGTGCAGAAGTTACCTCAGAAGCAACAGAGAGAGAGCTTGAGCTAGAAGCTCAGCTTGTCGAAGCCAGGAGCATAATCCAAGAGCAG GCATCGATTATGTCCAAACATCTTACGAAGTCTGAGAAGCCAAG GCGATTGAGTGGTCATATGAATTCCGAGAGGAACCTGCTCATTTCATCCCCTACAGAG GGGTTGTGA